The following proteins are co-located in the Halarcobacter sp. genome:
- a CDS encoding TetR/AcrR family transcriptional regulator has protein sequence MAIIVDKIQKRKDIALSCKQILIEEGINKISISKLAKFAGISKGSFYDYFTNKNDLVFEIINLSILKHNILKEEKLNSVKSSREKVKIFLEIFYEEEDDELRNLYKEFLSISLSEPTKDIIDYHTRHNEEYYLWFKSIFDEGIEKKELKPEARKLVNGLFLLGTGVFISQLTCKVKTNSKKEIDNYVDTIFDLIEINKCN, from the coding sequence TTGGCAATTATAGTAGATAAAATACAAAAAAGAAAAGATATAGCACTCTCTTGTAAGCAAATCTTGATTGAAGAGGGGATAAATAAAATCTCTATATCAAAACTAGCAAAGTTTGCAGGGATTAGCAAAGGTAGTTTCTATGATTACTTCACTAATAAAAATGATTTAGTTTTTGAAATAATAAATTTATCAATACTTAAACACAACATATTAAAAGAGGAAAAACTCAATAGTGTAAAATCATCTCGTGAAAAGGTAAAGATTTTTTTAGAAATTTTTTATGAAGAAGAGGATGATGAGTTAAGAAATTTATATAAAGAATTTTTATCAATCTCTTTGTCTGAACCAACTAAAGATATTATTGATTATCACACTAGACACAATGAAGAATACTATTTATGGTTTAAATCTATTTTTGATGAAGGGATAGAGAAAAAAGAGTTAAAGCCTGAAGCCCGAAAGCTTGTAAATGGGCTTTTTTTATTAGGTACAGGAGTATTTATTTCTCAATTAACCTGTAAAGTTAAAACAAACTCAAAAAAAGAGATAGATAATTATGTTGATACAATCTTTGATTTAATAGAAATTAATAAATGTAATTAA
- a CDS encoding AzlD domain-containing protein has product MDNMQVFFIIFIVAIGTYFLRISGLLLSNNLKKYKYIDSILETIPKTLLIALIIPPIIKEGTFGIIASLFVIIAMIKTKNIFISMSIGVFIIYLSRNNLLF; this is encoded by the coding sequence ATGGATAATATGCAAGTGTTTTTTATTATTTTTATTGTTGCCATAGGAACTTATTTTCTTAGAATATCAGGTCTTCTTTTATCAAATAATTTAAAAAAGTATAAATACATAGATTCTATTTTAGAAACTATACCTAAAACTTTACTTATAGCTCTTATAATACCACCTATTATAAAAGAGGGGACGTTTGGGATTATTGCAAGTTTATTTGTTATTATAGCAATGATTAAAACAAAAAATATTTTTATATCAATGAGCATAGGAGTTTTTATAATATATTTAAGTAGAAACAATCTCCTTTTTTAA
- a CDS encoding AzlC family ABC transporter permease, protein MKKTSFKNGFISNLPISLSVFSYGVVLGIICNSTNIEYIQLLIMNIFIFAGSSQFVIVDMLSNSFSITAIIGTAILINMRYFLIATTLDTLFINSSLKEKLFIMHFVTDESWAITMKNLKEKGVTIYFLLGGGFCIFISWLLGTSSGYFFAQFIIEPKKYGLDFAFFGMFLAILTAMYKSKDDFFIYLITAIIAVISSYLLDNTIYILISALLGSIISVLLKKEHNG, encoded by the coding sequence ATGAAAAAAACTAGTTTTAAAAATGGATTTATTTCAAATTTACCAATAAGTTTAAGTGTTTTTAGTTATGGTGTTGTATTAGGCATTATTTGTAATTCTACTAATATTGAATATATTCAACTACTTATTATGAATATATTTATATTTGCAGGTTCTTCCCAATTCGTAATTGTAGATATGCTATCAAATTCATTTAGTATTACAGCAATAATTGGAACTGCTATACTTATAAATATGAGATATTTTTTAATAGCAACAACATTAGACACTCTTTTTATAAATAGTTCCCTAAAAGAGAAATTGTTTATAATGCATTTTGTGACAGATGAATCTTGGGCTATTACAATGAAAAATTTAAAAGAAAAAGGAGTAACTATATATTTTCTTTTAGGTGGAGGCTTTTGCATTTTCATATCTTGGCTTTTAGGTACATCAAGTGGATACTTTTTTGCACAGTTTATTATTGAACCTAAAAAATATGGTCTTGATTTTGCATTTTTTGGAATGTTTCTTGCAATTTTAACTGCTATGTACAAATCAAAGGACGATTTTTTTATATACTTAATTACGGCTATAATTGCTGTAATTTCTAGTTATTTATTAGATAATACAATATATATTTTAATATCTGCACTTTTGGGTTCTATAATCTCAGTTTTATTAAAAAAGGAACATAATGGATAA
- a CDS encoding multidrug efflux RND transporter permease subunit, with protein sequence MFSRFFINRPIFATVLSILIILAGLISINILPVKEYPAVTPPQINVTATYPGANAQTLSSTVATTLENAINGVDNMTYMSSTASPSGVLSLSIIFNVGTDVAQAKVDVNNRVQLALNKLPEEVQRQGISVRERSPDMLKVLAFRSKGQVHDTTYISNYLTVNVIDDIKRIKGIGDATVFGAKDYSIRVWIDPEKLAFYNLTPEEVRELINSQNNQYSTGSVGAEPIKNIQAFTYSISTEGRLKNVKEFENIIVRSNPDGSTLRLKDIARIELGADSHNTSANYNEEPMIPVGIFLAPGANALEVSAALDEKLKEISHKFPEDLEYRVPYDATLFVDESIKEVVKTLLEAIVFVVILIYLFLGNFRATIIPVLAIPVSVIGTFAGLYAAGFSINLLTLFGMILAIGLVVDDAIIVIENVERNLRTKALNVKEATIEAMKELTTPLVAIILVLSAVFIPAALTGGFSGVMYKQFAITIVMAVVISGLVALTLTPALCAIFLRKHEPEPIWLIRKFNDFFDWSTTVFIGITKQTIRLWFFSLALFAILMGATYSIMKSTPSGLVPTEDKGVLLVIVNMMPSTSLGESKKITNRIEKQLLSHPDIISTGAITGLDISSFAYKTDAALMFAMLRPWDERPLPNQNSQAIAGQLMGQFMMTSKEAFVIPVNPPPIMGMSTTGGFEMWIQDRTGGDISDLGKYTDEIVSKASADPRLTSVRTTLNTNVPQYMLTVDREKAKSMNVDVQSIFNVIQQTFGKGYINDFNLYSRTFHVNIQSESKYRENRDDFKNIYVRSSNDNLVPISELVTLKREVSASIIERFNMFNASKITGNPAAGFASSDATNAIEEIASSVLPEGYTIAWSGTTFQEKKLEKEGDYTSLYAALFVFLILAALYESWSIPMAVIISIPFSIFGAALAVYLRGLEADIYFQVGLITLVGLSAKNAILIVEFAMDKLSSGLSLFDATIEAARLRFRPIVMTSLAFIVGTLPLALSSGAGSASRHIIGTTVVGGMLAAVAIGVLFIPLFFYGVVRIKQKFSRKK encoded by the coding sequence ATGTTTTCACGTTTTTTTATAAATAGACCAATCTTCGCAACAGTTTTGTCTATTTTAATTATATTAGCAGGGTTAATTTCCATAAATATTTTACCTGTAAAAGAGTACCCTGCAGTAACTCCTCCTCAGATTAATGTAACAGCTACATATCCTGGGGCAAATGCTCAGACACTCTCTTCAACTGTAGCAACAACATTAGAAAATGCCATAAATGGTGTTGATAATATGACATATATGTCTTCAACAGCATCTCCGAGTGGGGTATTATCTTTAAGTATTATTTTTAATGTAGGTACTGATGTTGCACAAGCAAAGGTTGATGTAAATAACAGAGTACAATTGGCTCTTAATAAATTACCCGAAGAGGTTCAAAGACAAGGTATATCTGTAAGAGAAAGATCTCCTGATATGCTTAAAGTATTGGCTTTTAGATCAAAAGGTCAAGTGCATGATACAACATATATTTCAAACTATTTAACAGTAAATGTTATTGATGATATAAAAAGAATTAAAGGTATTGGTGATGCAACAGTTTTTGGTGCTAAAGACTACTCAATTAGAGTTTGGATTGATCCAGAAAAACTTGCATTTTATAATTTGACTCCTGAAGAAGTAAGAGAGCTTATTAATAGTCAAAATAATCAATACTCTACAGGTTCAGTTGGTGCTGAACCAATTAAAAATATTCAAGCATTTACTTACTCTATCTCAACTGAAGGTAGATTAAAAAATGTAAAAGAGTTTGAAAACATTATAGTACGATCAAATCCCGATGGTTCAACTTTAAGATTAAAAGATATTGCTAGAATTGAATTAGGTGCAGATTCTCATAATACATCTGCAAATTATAATGAAGAACCAATGATTCCCGTTGGTATTTTCTTAGCACCAGGTGCAAATGCACTTGAAGTTTCTGCTGCACTTGATGAAAAACTAAAAGAGATTTCTCATAAGTTCCCTGAAGATTTAGAGTATAGAGTTCCTTATGATGCAACACTTTTTGTTGATGAATCGATTAAAGAAGTTGTGAAAACATTGCTTGAAGCAATTGTTTTCGTTGTGATTTTAATTTATCTATTCTTAGGTAACTTTAGAGCAACAATTATTCCTGTATTGGCTATTCCTGTTTCGGTTATTGGTACTTTTGCAGGTCTTTATGCCGCAGGCTTTTCTATAAACTTACTTACTTTATTTGGTATGATTCTAGCTATTGGATTGGTTGTTGATGATGCTATTATTGTAATTGAAAATGTAGAAAGAAATTTAAGAACAAAAGCTTTAAATGTAAAAGAAGCAACTATTGAAGCAATGAAAGAGTTAACAACTCCACTTGTAGCTATTATTCTTGTATTATCAGCAGTATTTATTCCTGCTGCACTTACAGGGGGATTTAGTGGAGTTATGTATAAACAGTTTGCTATTACTATTGTAATGGCAGTTGTAATCTCTGGTTTAGTTGCTCTTACTTTAACTCCTGCTCTTTGTGCAATCTTTTTAAGAAAACATGAGCCAGAACCAATTTGGTTAATTAGAAAATTTAATGATTTTTTTGATTGGTCAACTACAGTTTTTATTGGTATTACAAAACAAACTATTAGATTATGGTTCTTTTCATTAGCATTATTTGCAATATTAATGGGTGCAACATATTCTATTATGAAAAGTACACCTTCTGGATTAGTTCCAACAGAAGATAAAGGGGTATTACTTGTAATTGTAAATATGATGCCATCTACTTCTTTAGGTGAATCTAAAAAAATTACAAATAGAATTGAAAAGCAATTATTATCACATCCAGATATAATTTCTACGGGGGCAATTACTGGTTTAGATATTTCATCGTTTGCTTATAAAACAGATGCAGCATTAATGTTTGCTATGCTTAGACCTTGGGATGAAAGACCTCTACCAAATCAAAACTCTCAAGCAATTGCAGGGCAATTAATGGGACAATTTATGATGACTAGTAAAGAGGCCTTTGTTATCCCTGTAAATCCTCCTCCAATTATGGGGATGAGTACAACAGGTGGTTTTGAGATGTGGATTCAAGATAGAACAGGTGGTGATATAAGTGATTTAGGTAAATATACTGATGAGATTGTTTCAAAAGCATCTGCTGATCCTAGATTAACATCAGTAAGAACAACTTTAAATACGAATGTTCCTCAATATATGTTAACTGTTGATAGAGAAAAAGCAAAATCTATGAATGTAGATGTACAATCTATATTTAATGTGATTCAACAAACATTTGGGAAAGGTTATATTAATGACTTTAACCTATATAGTAGAACATTCCATGTAAATATACAATCAGAATCTAAATATAGAGAAAATAGAGATGATTTTAAAAATATTTATGTAAGATCAAGTAATGATAATTTAGTTCCAATTAGTGAATTAGTTACTTTAAAAAGAGAAGTAAGTGCTAGTATTATCGAAAGATTTAATATGTTTAATGCTTCAAAAATAACAGGTAATCCAGCTGCAGGATTTGCTTCAAGTGATGCAACTAACGCTATTGAAGAGATTGCAAGTTCAGTACTACCTGAAGGGTATACTATAGCTTGGTCAGGTACTACATTCCAAGAGAAGAAACTTGAAAAAGAAGGTGATTACACATCTTTATATGCTGCTTTATTTGTATTCTTGATTCTTGCAGCATTATATGAGAGTTGGAGTATTCCAATGGCTGTAATTATTTCAATTCCATTCTCAATCTTTGGTGCAGCTTTAGCCGTGTATTTAAGAGGGTTAGAAGCAGATATATATTTCCAAGTAGGACTTATTACTCTTGTTGGTTTATCTGCAAAAAATGCAATTTTGATTGTTGAGTTTGCAATGGATAAATTGAGTTCAGGATTAAGCTTATTTGATGCTACTATTGAGGCTGCTAGATTAAGGTTTAGACCAATTGTAATGACCTCTTTAGCATTTATTGTTGGTACATTACCTCTTGCCTTAAGTTCAGGTGCAGGAAGTGCAAGTAGACATATTATTGGTACAACAGTTGTTGGTGGTATGTTAGCTGCTGTTGCTATTGGTGTACTATTTATTCCATTATTTTTCTATGGAGTAGTTAGAATAAAACAAAAATTTTCAAGAAAAAAATAG
- a CDS encoding TolC family protein codes for MKKSIAILLIVPFALFGESLTQLIELTKNNKMIDSSRISIESTKDSYKSVQNSYLPQFSVGANYQRTNKETSGVPHSRNTIQGSVDYVIYDGGKKYNTYDSYEASIEQGKNSLVNQENEIALQVTDYYFTYLSLGAQKEAKLKEIEQLEAQYTRLKRFLDAGTTTEDEVQKIISRIETARVELHEIELNIQTIIHNLEYVVGKSVSIEKGSSVDEYNSDKTQLRADLKALEYKLEALLADAKAKKSGTLPTVTINDTYARNDLNYNTNTYSSNSDDYSQNIASVNLSWKIFDFGATSREYQAAYKQYLALKSQYEYEKNKASVDLKLANKSYEIGKLKVKSAKAGLKAANSAYDSIKAKYENGIVDNVSYLEALSEKYDAESALKVALYDLEIKKANIIYYSGEKLEEFVK; via the coding sequence ATGAAAAAAAGTATAGCTATTCTTTTAATTGTGCCTTTTGCATTGTTTGGCGAGAGTTTAACACAGTTAATAGAATTAACTAAAAATAATAAGATGATTGACTCTTCAAGAATTAGTATAGAGAGTACAAAAGATTCTTATAAAAGTGTTCAAAATTCATATTTGCCACAATTTAGCGTAGGTGCAAATTATCAAAGAACAAATAAAGAAACAAGTGGCGTACCTCATAGCAGAAATACAATTCAAGGAAGTGTAGATTATGTAATTTATGATGGCGGTAAAAAATATAATACTTATGATTCATATGAAGCATCAATTGAACAAGGTAAAAACAGTTTAGTTAATCAAGAAAATGAGATTGCTTTACAAGTAACAGATTACTATTTTACTTATTTATCTTTAGGGGCACAAAAAGAGGCTAAATTGAAAGAGATCGAACAGTTAGAAGCACAGTATACAAGATTGAAAAGATTTTTAGATGCTGGTACTACAACTGAAGATGAAGTTCAAAAAATCATTTCAAGAATTGAAACAGCTAGAGTTGAATTACATGAAATAGAATTAAATATTCAAACTATTATACATAATTTGGAATATGTTGTAGGTAAATCAGTATCAATTGAAAAAGGTTCTTCTGTAGATGAATACAATTCTGATAAAACTCAATTAAGAGCAGATTTAAAAGCATTAGAGTATAAATTAGAAGCTTTATTAGCAGATGCAAAAGCTAAAAAAAGTGGTACATTACCAACTGTAACTATAAATGATACATATGCAAGAAACGATTTAAATTACAATACAAATACTTATAGTAGTAATAGTGATGATTATAGTCAAAATATTGCATCTGTAAACCTATCATGGAAAATATTTGATTTTGGGGCAACAAGTAGAGAATACCAAGCAGCATATAAACAATATTTAGCTTTAAAATCTCAATATGAATATGAAAAAAACAAAGCTTCAGTTGATTTAAAATTAGCAAATAAATCTTATGAGATTGGAAAATTAAAAGTTAAGTCAGCAAAAGCTGGATTAAAAGCAGCAAATAGTGCATATGATTCAATAAAAGCAAAATACGAAAATGGTATAGTAGATAATGTATCATATCTTGAAGCTTTAAGTGAAAAGTATGATGCCGAAAGTGCATTAAAAGTTGCACTTTATGATTTAGAAATTAAAAAAGCAAATATAATTTACTATAGTGGTGAAAAATTAGAGGAGTTTGTAAAATGA
- a CDS encoding efflux RND transporter periplasmic adaptor subunit, whose translation MRRIKGLLVVSALALTTISSSLLAAEGAPAGKQMPAPKADAYIVPEAQDLKIDLKYPAQIKALKSAVVYSRVLGVLEELRFEEGKKVNKGDSLFKIEDDLYKAKVDAALASVKMNQATLDNATRSWNRIKKLYKSKAVTTEQRDNSLSTYEEALASLALAKAELKQAQIDLDYTKVKAPISGIAGIKKVDVGNLVTANPPMELVTITQNEKVYVDFSMPLSDYKNIKTGLWTIPSDGKINVTLNVNDKPISAKGYVDFIDVNIDKDTSTVKMRALIDNENNQLMAGNFARVTLNGIVQKNVITIPQKALLQNPLGTVVFVENKGVAAVKPVIIGNESGDKYIVIGGPLQSGDKVIVNNFFRVKPGKPVAVDKIINK comes from the coding sequence ATGAGAAGAATTAAAGGTTTATTAGTAGTTTCAGCATTAGCATTAACTACAATTTCATCAAGTCTTTTAGCTGCGGAAGGTGCTCCAGCTGGAAAACAAATGCCAGCACCAAAAGCTGATGCATATATTGTACCTGAAGCACAAGATTTAAAAATTGATTTAAAATATCCAGCACAAATAAAAGCTTTAAAGAGTGCTGTAGTTTATTCAAGAGTTCTTGGAGTATTAGAAGAGTTAAGATTTGAAGAGGGTAAAAAAGTAAATAAAGGTGATTCTTTATTTAAAATTGAAGATGATTTATATAAAGCAAAAGTAGATGCTGCTCTTGCATCAGTAAAAATGAATCAAGCTACACTTGATAATGCAACAAGAAGTTGGAATAGAATTAAAAAACTTTATAAAAGTAAAGCTGTAACAACTGAACAAAGAGATAATTCTTTATCTACTTATGAAGAAGCGTTAGCTTCACTTGCATTGGCAAAAGCTGAATTAAAACAAGCGCAAATTGATTTAGATTATACAAAAGTAAAAGCTCCTATTTCAGGTATTGCAGGTATTAAAAAAGTTGACGTAGGAAATTTGGTAACAGCAAATCCTCCAATGGAATTAGTAACAATTACACAAAATGAAAAAGTGTATGTTGATTTTTCAATGCCATTAAGTGATTATAAAAATATTAAAACAGGTTTATGGACAATCCCTAGTGATGGAAAAATTAACGTAACATTAAATGTAAATGATAAACCTATATCAGCAAAAGGTTATGTGGATTTTATAGATGTAAATATTGATAAAGATACTTCTACAGTGAAGATGAGGGCTTTAATTGATAATGAAAACAATCAATTGATGGCTGGAAATTTTGCAAGGGTAACTTTAAATGGAATTGTTCAAAAAAATGTAATTACAATTCCTCAAAAGGCGTTATTACAAAATCCATTAGGAACAGTTGTTTTTGTTGAAAACAAAGGTGTAGCAGCAGTAAAACCAGTTATTATTGGAAATGAAAGTGGTGATAAATATATTGTTATTGGTGGACCACTTCAAAGCGGTGATAAAGTTATTGTTAACAACTTCTTTAGAGTTAAACCTGGTAAACCTGTAGCTGTTGACAAAATAATTAACAAGTAA
- a CDS encoding AraC family transcriptional regulator: MNTITNLIHNVKFKPTEKNDIFLYEGDYNNFCFEKHVHEEYTISLIERGEMGAFLRGFNHKFNKSSIITINPDEIHSCGVLSQEGYKHHSLYISQNTMQELLKDNFNTQLSPFKNFEFTNKLIYNRLFLLMKYKENFFNKLSWECELIDTINFIIKINTTLYNENELPSHNLLIKYAKEFIKDNYNQNFSLDDFSKEFNISKFHFLRLFKKHTSVSPHTYQMIRKVEKAKQFLRNGEDISEVAYLCGFTDQSHLNKKFKQLTGLTPGIYKSFFT; encoded by the coding sequence ATGAATACTATAACAAATCTAATTCATAATGTAAAGTTCAAACCAACAGAAAAAAATGATATTTTTTTATATGAAGGGGACTATAATAATTTTTGTTTTGAAAAGCATGTTCATGAAGAATATACAATCTCCCTTATAGAAAGGGGAGAAATGGGTGCTTTTCTAAGAGGTTTTAACCATAAATTTAATAAATCTTCTATTATAACAATAAATCCCGATGAGATTCATTCTTGTGGTGTTCTTTCACAAGAAGGATACAAACACCACTCTTTATATATTTCCCAAAATACAATGCAAGAACTATTAAAAGATAATTTCAATACTCAATTGTCGCCTTTTAAGAATTTTGAATTTACTAATAAACTAATATACAATAGATTATTTTTATTAATGAAATATAAAGAAAACTTTTTTAATAAACTATCTTGGGAGTGTGAATTGATTGATACAATCAATTTTATTATAAAAATAAATACAACACTATATAATGAAAATGAACTACCTTCACATAATCTATTAATTAAATATGCAAAAGAGTTTATTAAAGATAATTATAATCAAAATTTTTCATTAGATGACTTTTCAAAAGAGTTTAATATTTCAAAATTTCATTTTTTAAGATTATTCAAAAAACACACTTCTGTATCTCCGCATACATACCAAATGATAAGAAAAGTTGAAAAAGCAAAACAGTTTTTAAGAAATGGAGAAGATATAAGTGAAGTTGCTTATTTATGTGGATTTACAGATCAAAGTCATTTAAATAAGAAATTTAAACAATTAACTGGACTTACTCCTGGTATATATAAAAGTTTTTTTACTTAG